The proteins below are encoded in one region of Castor canadensis chromosome 6, mCasCan1.hap1v2, whole genome shotgun sequence:
- the Cyp2w1 gene encoding cytochrome P450 2W1 isoform X3, whose amino-acid sequence MQPCLPALPGLVHSAHPEVATRLPGVPPLPQACTWGLQPRAEVALPTFPRVDPAWLRALWLGSSRTAGQPWLPVCASPTATLSSSGSQPCGLEWGGDRKGEGHHVDRGAAGGGQGLRGQLCWALLSCVLSWPEEQRKVSESQLIREPLDTASVCLSVAMGWRLATGKPGDSGWSGPHPLCIRQLLAFRVRHPASWTRVQDLWGCRAPVLPPVIPATQEAELSERYGPVFTVHLGRQKTVVLSGYEAVRDALVGSGQELADRPPIPIFQLIQRGGGIFFSSGEPWRAARQFTVRALHSLGVGQGPMADMVLQELACLSGQLDGYRGELGAGTPLRGTPRHLSPVCPSPGQPFPLALLGWAPSNITFALLFGRRFDYQDPVFVSLLGLIDEVMVLLGSPSIQLFNTFPRLGTTLQLHRPVLKKIEEMQVILKSVLDARRTALSRGGPVRSYVDALIQQGQRDDHGGLFAEANALACVLDVLMAGTETTSATLQWAVLLMARHPDVQGRVQEELDCVLGPGRLPRPEEQRSLPYTSAVLHEVQRFITLLPHVPRCTAADTRLGGYLLPKGTPVIPLLTSVLLDKTQWDTPGQFNPGHFLDAEGRFVKRAAFLPFSAGRRVCVGESLARTELFLLFAGLLQRYRLLPPQGVSPATLDTKPAPAFTMRPQAQALRAVPRS is encoded by the exons ATGCAACCCTGCCTGCCAGCGCTCCCAGGTCTTGTCCACTCAGCACACCCAGAGGTGGCCACACGGCTACCTGGTGTCCCCCCTCTCCCTCAGGCCTGTACGTGGGGACTGCAGCCCAGGGCTGAAGTGGCCCTGCCCACCTTCCCTAGGGTGGACCCCGCCTGGCTGCGGGCCTTGTGGCTGGGCAGCAGCCGGACAGCAGGACAGCCCTGGCTCCCGGTGTGTGCGAGCCCAACAGCAACACTTTCCTCTTCTGGGTCTCAGCCTTGTGGCCTTGAGTGGGGAGGTGACCGGAAGGGAGAGGGACACCATGTGGACAGAGGGGCAGCAGGAGGTGGGCAAGGCCTCAGGGGGCAGCTCTGCTGGGCACTGCTGTCCTGTGTCCTCAGTTGGCCAGAGGAGCAGAGAAAGGTCTCTGAGTCACAACTGATCAGAGAGCCACTGGACActgcttctgtctgtctgtctgttgctATGGGGTGGAGGCTGGCCACAGGGAAGCCTGGGGACTCGGGGTGGAGTGGGCCCCATCCACTCTGCATCAGGCAGCTCTTGGCTTTCAGAGTACGGCACCCTGCCTCCTGGACTCGGGTTCAAGACCTCTGGGGATGCCGGGCACCGgtgctcccgcctgtaatcccagctacacaggaggcggag CTGTCGGAGCGCTACGGGCCGGTGTTCACTGTACACCTGGGACGCCAGAAGACCGTGGTGCTGTCGGGCTATGAGGCAGTGAGGGACGCCCTGGTGGGCAGCGGGCAGGAGCTGGCTGACCGGCCACCCATCCCCATCTTCCAGCTCATCCAGCGAGGCGGGG GCATCTTCTTCTCCTCGGGGGAGCCCTGGAGGGCCGCCCGCCAGTTCACCGTGCGCGCCCTGCACAGCCTGGGGGTGGGACAGGGGCCCATGGCCGACATGGTTCTGCAGGAGCTCGCCTGTCTCTCGGGGCAGCTGGATGGCTACAGAGGTGAGTTGGGGGCTGGGACGCCCCTCCGGGGGACCCCTCGCCACCTGAGTCCTGTCTGTCCCTCCCCAGGCCAGCCCTTCCCCCTGGCCCTGCTGGGCTGGGCTCCCTCCAACATCACCTTCGCCCTCCTCTTCGGCCGGCGGTTCGACTACCAGGACCCCGTGTTTGTGTCCTTGCTGGGTCTCATCGATGAGGTCATGGTCCTCTTGGGGTCACCCAGTATACAG CTGTTCAACACCTTCCCCCGGCTGGGGACGACACTTCAGCTGCACCGGCCCGTCCTGAAGAAGATCGAGGAGATGCAGGTCATCCTGAAGTCCGTCCTGGACGCTCGGAGGACTGCCCTGTCCAGGGGTGGCCCCGTGCGGAGCTATGTGGACGCCCTCATCCAGCAGGGCCAG AGGGACGACCACGGGGGCCTGTTTGCCGAGGCCAACGCCCTGGCCTGTGTGCTGGACGTGCTCATGGCTGGCACGGAGACCACCTCGGCCACGCTGCAGTGGGCCGTCCTCCTGATGGCCAGGCACCCAGACGTGCAGG GCCGCGTGCAGGAGGAGCTGGACTGTGTGCTGGGCCCCGGGCGGCTGCCCCGGCCGGAGGAGCAGCGGTCCCTGCCCTACACCAGCGCGGTGCTGCACGAAGTCCAGCGGTTCATCACACTCCTGCCCCACGTGCCCCGCTGCACGGCGGCCGACACCCGGCTGGGCGGCTACCTGCTCCCCAAG GGCACGCCTGTGATCCCCCTGCTGACCTCGGTGCTGCTGGACAAGACGCAGTGGGACACACCAGGACAGTTCAACCCGGGTCACTTCCTGGATGCAGAGGGGCGCTTTGTGAAGCGGgcggccttcctgcctttctctgCAG GC